In Bacillota bacterium, a single genomic region encodes these proteins:
- the dprA gene encoding DNA-protecting protein DprA, with product MHDRLYWLAWQLLLPGSAARVWSLVSNLGSLKDAWYAKDSELANVLRLKSPAANRLIERRANIDIEREYDQLVSKGIEFVCYHDDKYPQSLRTIFDPPPGIFVRGELRETAPGAALVGSRKSTAYGRKVAGQLGYDLARAGVTVVSGMARGVDTAAHEGAVRAGGYTVAVLGCGVDVVYPPENKIIMQQIIESGAVISEFPPQSAPEAWHFPVRNRVISGLARCIVVVEAAERSGALITADVALEQSRDVLAVPGNISSRMSKGSNGLIKQGAKLVESAADILEEMGLYTLFPVEDDTSDTMVGIKLSPDENKIFNILCSEPMHLDEIIKRSGSNPGEVLSLLMYLEIKGAIKQLPGKMFVQE from the coding sequence ATGCATGACAGATTGTATTGGCTGGCCTGGCAGCTTTTATTGCCCGGATCTGCTGCCAGAGTATGGTCATTGGTGAGTAACTTGGGGTCTTTAAAAGATGCCTGGTATGCAAAGGACAGTGAGTTAGCCAATGTACTGCGCCTAAAGTCTCCGGCAGCGAATAGGCTTATAGAAAGGCGTGCGAATATTGACATCGAGCGTGAATATGACCAATTAGTAAGTAAGGGTATTGAATTTGTATGTTATCATGATGATAAGTATCCTCAGTCTCTGCGTACTATCTTTGACCCTCCCCCTGGTATATTTGTGCGGGGTGAGCTAAGGGAAACTGCTCCCGGAGCAGCCCTGGTGGGTTCCCGTAAATCCACAGCGTATGGCCGAAAAGTGGCCGGACAGTTAGGTTATGACCTGGCCAGGGCAGGTGTAACCGTGGTCAGCGGCATGGCCAGAGGTGTAGATACCGCTGCCCATGAAGGTGCTGTGCGGGCAGGAGGATATACTGTTGCTGTTCTGGGATGTGGAGTGGACGTAGTTTATCCGCCTGAAAACAAAATTATAATGCAGCAAATAATCGAGAGCGGTGCCGTGATCAGTGAATTTCCCCCGCAATCTGCCCCTGAGGCCTGGCATTTCCCTGTACGTAATCGCGTTATCAGCGGTCTTGCACGTTGTATAGTGGTGGTGGAAGCTGCAGAACGGAGCGGTGCCCTGATCACCGCGGATGTGGCCCTTGAGCAGAGCCGGGACGTTCTTGCTGTGCCGGGTAATATTTCCAGCCGCATGAGTAAAGGATCTAACGGGTTAATTAAACAGGGGGCCAAGCTGGTGGAAAGCGCGGCAGATATTTTAGAGGAAATGGGTTTGTACACTCTTTTCCCGGTGGAAGATGACACTTCTGACACTATGGTAGGTATTAAGCTTTCTCCCGACGAAAATAAGATTTTTAACATATTGTGTTCCGAACCGATGCATTTAGATGAGATTATTAAACGTTCGGGATCGAATCCCGGAGA
- a CDS encoding DNA polymerase domain-containing protein yields MEVGYVKESNVIVNGREIKLSNLDKEFWPDAGLKKAHLIKYYSDMATHILPYLKNRPLVMKRYPDGIEDFFFYQKECPSYAPDWVESFSVKHTRKIVNYIICNDSAILIWLANQGCIEMHAWLSTIGNLDFPDLAVMDLDPAEGTDFSDVVQVALLVKKAFMYYDLTSFVKTSGSSGLHIFVPIRPVLSFNEVTECMKIIAASVVKAYPEKATIERSVAKRYGKVYLDYLQNGRGKTMAFPYSLRPLPGAPISTPLRWEEVPDLASSSAYVMSTIKNRLHGLKDDPWEGMLTKKQDLGELGKTVSAPKYKSIAGNSNRIQKT; encoded by the coding sequence ATGGAGGTGGGCTATGTGAAAGAAAGTAATGTGATCGTGAACGGTAGGGAAATAAAACTTTCCAATCTGGATAAGGAGTTTTGGCCGGACGCCGGGCTTAAGAAAGCTCACCTGATCAAATATTATAGTGATATGGCTACTCATATTTTGCCCTATCTTAAAAATCGTCCCCTGGTCATGAAAAGATACCCGGATGGTATTGAAGATTTTTTCTTTTATCAAAAGGAATGTCCGTCATACGCACCTGATTGGGTAGAAAGCTTTTCAGTCAAGCATACGAGAAAGATTGTCAATTATATTATTTGCAACGACAGCGCCATCTTAATCTGGCTTGCCAATCAGGGCTGCATTGAAATGCATGCCTGGCTGAGCACTATAGGTAACTTGGATTTCCCTGATTTGGCAGTTATGGACCTGGACCCGGCTGAGGGAACGGATTTTTCGGATGTTGTCCAGGTGGCTTTGTTAGTGAAAAAAGCCTTTATGTATTATGATTTAACCTCATTTGTTAAAACGTCGGGCTCCAGCGGCTTGCATATTTTTGTTCCCATTCGCCCGGTGTTAAGTTTTAATGAAGTAACAGAGTGTATGAAGATTATTGCCGCGTCTGTGGTCAAGGCCTATCCGGAAAAGGCTACCATAGAAAGAAGTGTTGCCAAGCGTTATGGTAAAGTATATCTTGATTATTTGCAAAACGGCAGGGGGAAAACAATGGCCTTTCCTTACAGCCTGCGCCCTTTGCCCGGGGCACCTATTTCCACCCCTTTAAGGTGGGAGGAAGTGCCTGACCTGGCCTCTTCCTCGGCCTATGTGATGAGCACCATCAAGAATAGACTGCACGGTTTAAAAGATGATCCCTGGGAGGGAATGCTAACTAAAAAGCAGGATTTAGGTGAACTGGGGAAAACAGTGTCCGCACCAAAATATAAATCTATAGCAGGAAATTCCAATAGGATCCAGAAAACTTAG
- a CDS encoding ATP-dependent DNA ligase, which translates to MLAVPAEPFDSEDYLFEIKWDGYRCLCYLNEEVRLLSRNGKDMTDAFPEFTSLESAVRQKPAVLDGEIIVLEDGMPSFNSLQSRGRLKDKAKIRRAAAVRPAVFMVFDILYYGGQSKVASALIERKEILQDGVRVQDHLLISDYVLEKGKGFAAACATKGLEGVMAKGLRSPYLPGKRSVHWKKIRNTREADLVICGYRHGKGGRELGALFLGGYRGSEMVYQGKVGTGFDQKEERYILELLAGLQVKEPVLEIAPTESKGALWVKPRLVCSVNYLALTAEGLLRHPVYKGLRSDKLPTACTAL; encoded by the coding sequence ATGCTGGCGGTACCTGCAGAACCTTTTGACAGTGAGGATTATCTTTTTGAAATAAAATGGGACGGTTACCGGTGCCTTTGTTATTTAAATGAGGAGGTGCGGTTGTTATCACGTAATGGTAAGGACATGACGGATGCCTTCCCTGAATTTACGAGCCTGGAATCTGCAGTAAGGCAAAAACCTGCTGTGCTGGACGGAGAAATTATTGTACTTGAAGATGGAATGCCTTCTTTTAACAGCCTGCAATCCCGCGGTAGGCTTAAGGATAAGGCAAAGATTCGGCGTGCGGCGGCTGTACGGCCGGCAGTTTTTATGGTTTTTGATATTCTATATTACGGTGGTCAATCAAAAGTTGCCAGTGCCTTAATAGAGAGGAAAGAAATATTACAGGACGGTGTGAGGGTGCAAGACCACCTTTTAATTTCTGACTACGTTTTGGAAAAGGGAAAGGGTTTTGCCGCCGCCTGTGCGACCAAAGGGCTGGAAGGCGTGATGGCCAAGGGGCTTAGAAGCCCGTATTTGCCCGGGAAGCGTTCTGTGCACTGGAAGAAGATTAGAAACACCAGGGAAGCAGACCTTGTTATCTGCGGTTACCGGCATGGTAAGGGTGGCCGGGAATTAGGCGCTTTGTTTTTAGGGGGCTATAGAGGTTCTGAGATGGTTTACCAGGGGAAGGTTGGTACGGGGTTTGATCAAAAAGAAGAACGATATATTTTAGAGCTACTGGCAGGGCTACAGGTCAAAGAGCCTGTACTCGAAATTGCACCTACCGAAAGTAAAGGTGCCTTATGGGTTAAACCGAGACTTGTTTGTAGTGTTAATTATTTGGCCTTAACTGCGGAAGGGCTTTTGCGCCATCCTGTATATAAAGGATTGCGCAGTGACAAGCTTCCTACTGCATGTACAGCATTATAG
- a CDS encoding Ku protein, giving the protein MRPLWKGAVSFGLVYVPVKMYAATEKKDVRFNYLHDKCKNPVQYRKYCPYCDEEVKAGELVKGYQYEKGKYVVLKDEDFENLPGEGTKSIDIMDFVNLADIDPVYYDRPYYLAPGDGGEKVYELLKRAMADTGKVAVARVIIRSKESLAALRVTDNAVVMSTMHYPDEVRHSEQLPELDYKVKLHDNEVKMAVNLIDSLSGEFEPQKYTNEYRKSLMELIQAKIAGEAVAVPARPETDKVVDLMSALKASIDIAKEGENGKGRKAKGKDSRKQAGKKKAAGG; this is encoded by the coding sequence TTGCGGCCTTTGTGGAAGGGTGCGGTTAGTTTCGGCCTGGTATATGTTCCGGTGAAAATGTACGCGGCCACGGAAAAGAAAGATGTACGCTTTAATTACCTGCACGATAAATGTAAAAATCCTGTCCAGTATCGTAAGTATTGTCCTTATTGCGACGAGGAAGTAAAAGCGGGTGAACTGGTTAAGGGGTATCAATACGAAAAGGGAAAATACGTGGTGCTCAAGGATGAAGACTTTGAGAACCTGCCGGGTGAGGGTACTAAGAGTATTGATATTATGGACTTTGTGAATCTGGCTGATATTGACCCTGTTTATTATGACCGCCCCTACTACCTCGCTCCCGGCGATGGTGGCGAAAAGGTTTATGAACTTTTGAAAAGGGCTATGGCAGATACAGGCAAAGTAGCTGTGGCCCGGGTGATTATCAGAAGCAAAGAATCCCTTGCCGCGCTGCGGGTAACAGATAATGCGGTGGTGATGAGCACCATGCATTACCCGGATGAAGTGCGGCATAGTGAACAGCTGCCGGAACTTGATTACAAAGTTAAACTTCATGATAATGAAGTAAAAATGGCTGTAAATTTGATTGACAGCCTATCAGGGGAATTTGAACCGCAAAAGTATACCAATGAATACAGGAAGAGCCTAATGGAATTAATACAGGCCAAGATAGCCGGTGAGGCTGTTGCAGTGCCGGCCAGGCCGGAAACTGATAAGGTTGTTGATTTGATGTCTGCTTTAAAGGCCAGTATTGATATAGCTAAAGAGGGGGAAAACGGCAAGGGGCGTAAGGCTAAGGGCAAGGACAGCAGAAAGCAGGCCGGAAAGAAAAAAGCGGCGGGCGGCTAA
- a CDS encoding Ger(x)C family spore germination protein, with translation MKILKLPLLLLMLLLIPGCWGYQEVDESAFILALGVDKGEKNKLNLTAQIAVPKNIAGGGEGGGGGGGAKSTMVVSVETPTILAGLDLLGTFVERRPSLKHTKAIVFSSELAREGMGRYLAPLVRYRQFRRNTFMVVSRGKAEELVKNTQPILEDNPAKYIELLVGTSKYTGLFPVSSQVHQFYNAAKSEARQPVAILAALGGNKQKDQAGKKESVGEYLAGEIPREGGNKIDLMGTAVFNGGRMVGELTGNETTVMEMINGRFNQGIFSVPDPRVPEEYILLEARAERRPAVEISLEGQVPVINVEISLDAEFLSIQSNIAYERPGAINEVENAFAQILQRDADGLLRKTQEEFSADVFGFGEEARKKFLTWPEWEQYDWLKVFPQAEVNVNFNINIRRIGLLRESSPVKER, from the coding sequence ATGAAAATACTTAAACTGCCGCTGTTACTATTGATGCTGCTGCTCATCCCGGGATGTTGGGGGTACCAGGAGGTTGATGAATCAGCGTTTATTCTGGCGTTGGGTGTAGATAAAGGCGAGAAGAACAAGCTTAATCTCACGGCCCAAATTGCCGTACCCAAAAACATTGCCGGTGGTGGCGAAGGAGGGGGCGGTGGCGGTGGGGCCAAGTCAACCATGGTGGTATCCGTGGAAACACCCACTATTCTGGCCGGTTTAGACTTGCTGGGTACCTTTGTGGAGAGGCGACCATCACTTAAACATACCAAGGCAATTGTATTTTCCAGTGAATTGGCCAGGGAGGGCATGGGCCGTTATTTGGCACCCTTGGTGCGCTACCGCCAATTCAGAAGGAACACTTTTATGGTTGTAAGCCGGGGGAAGGCCGAAGAATTGGTTAAAAATACCCAGCCCATCTTGGAGGATAACCCGGCCAAGTATATAGAGCTTTTGGTGGGGACCAGTAAATACACCGGCCTGTTTCCTGTTTCCAGCCAGGTACACCAGTTTTACAATGCAGCCAAGTCCGAGGCGCGGCAGCCCGTTGCTATTTTGGCTGCCTTAGGCGGCAATAAACAGAAAGATCAGGCTGGAAAGAAAGAAAGTGTAGGTGAATATTTGGCCGGAGAAATACCGCGGGAGGGCGGGAACAAAATTGATTTGATGGGAACTGCCGTCTTTAACGGCGGGCGCATGGTGGGGGAGTTGACCGGGAATGAAACCACTGTCATGGAAATGATCAATGGCAGGTTTAACCAGGGGATTTTTTCTGTTCCGGACCCCCGAGTGCCTGAAGAATATATCTTGCTGGAGGCTCGTGCGGAAAGGAGACCGGCAGTGGAAATATCTTTAGAAGGGCAGGTCCCCGTGATCAATGTGGAGATTTCTTTGGATGCAGAGTTTTTATCCATCCAGAGTAACATAGCCTATGAACGGCCGGGTGCAATCAATGAGGTGGAGAATGCCTTTGCCCAAATACTGCAACGGGATGCGGATGGACTACTTAGAAAGACACAGGAGGAATTTAGCGCGGATGTATTTGGCTTCGGGGAAGAGGCGAGGAAAAAGTTTTTAACCTGGCCCGAATGGGAACAATATGACTGGCTAAAAGTTTTTCCGCAGGCTGAGGTGAACGTTAACTTTAATATTAATATTCGGAGAATTGGGCTTTTACGTGAAAGTTCTCCGGTAAAGGAGAGGTAA